One Silene latifolia isolate original U9 population chromosome 4, ASM4854445v1, whole genome shotgun sequence DNA segment encodes these proteins:
- the LOC141651807 gene encoding uncharacterized protein LOC141651807: MTALKHLQNRFTPLNSTIKSSLNSAKASIIQPTTYGVPKGGNFHRPSSSDTGRTKAMTDIQGIPVLNLTEGETVQPDSWYVRHGGKDIPFMEPILEEEEIPDLLQFIAEDVKPEVEFWSHSVLCYILGVNPPWDIVGDYVYNVWGQFDIDRVSFLDNGVFIVRLTKKSGKDALLWSGYYMFDNKLVIVKPWELDMDLVKEKVIVVSVWIKLYGIPLKFWGNCLPKIAGLVGNYVKMDVETLDKVRLSYAKKEPEDIVTPPSLLPANFPPLATVRDTPTIKSTPAKQIMRMNRKDGIVGVRLSGRFSPYTFMDALKSNSAAQGGVVESGKDPPDPDINAYWHKGGRIWVFWKPNLFDIQFLSYSAQHIHMLVHSQIDNKRFYLTFIYAFNDLNGRLELWNFLKKFSEDCHEPWLWLGDFNTVLIPVERLGGSTSDAEMEHFQDCVSICCMEDIVATSALFTWSNKQAPLERVYSRLDLAVGNLEWFEQFGDSVAHFHPEGLFDHCPCTVLDRNSEIKGRKSFKYFNMWGTAPTFKSLVSDCWSKHYQGTKMLGIIKKLKALKPILKALNKECFSDIENNTNIASLALETIQKALIDNPNDVDLLQQELDLAHDLKDLIIARDSFLIQKAKSAFLDYYQELLGSHKSTDTVNSNVVRQGMCCTEAHWTLLNRPVTADEIKKCLFSIPSNKSPGPDGYSSHFYKDAWDILGNDICEAVINFFDTGKLLTRINSTVITLIPKIYMPISVKHYRPISCCNVLYKIISKLLCSRLALILPGLICKTQGAFVKGRSILENILICQDLIRQYNRGKASPRCLFKLDLQKAYDSIEWAFVDQMLEALLFPEKFRRMIMLCISTPTYTLNLNGAHFGFFNGRRGLRQGDPISPLIFSICMEYLSRLMDFATRKWYFKYHPMCKSLRLTHLLFVDDLLMFSKGDVQSIMLILRVLATFSGSSGLKVNAAKSEVVFNGVPESLKHDIAQVSGFQEGKLPFKYLGIPIQHGRLTKADYNVLLDKIVSNIRGIGARKLSYAGRLVLINSVLNTLHNYWASIFLIPKGVVKRIEGICRNFLCKKEGGLGIKDAGVWNIASVGKLVNWIYTKADRLWVLWIDHVYMKGADWTTYHPPPDSNWNWRNICRVKDLLVGGYQDNCWIASTGEYTISAGYYWLQDPHPPIIWYHDVWDPWVLPKQAFIGWLIHRATLNTRSKMFKLGLSTSASCVLCEMGEETHEHLFWDCAYSSRVIAGLENWLQLKLNVHSSSSSKLQRRICRVVKLAAWYAIWMQRNSARLDLTLCKPEKLTQQIQQQVHGRLVSKLSNCILPRDCNWLSKINIRCPFCT, from the exons ATGACGGCGCTCAAACATTTACAAAATCGTTTTACTCCATTAAATTCAACCATAAAATCTTCCTTAAATTCAGCTAAAGCTTCGATAATTCAACCTACTACATATGGTGTTCCTAAAGGTGGTAACTTTCATCGTCCTTCATCATCAGATACTGGTAGAACAAAAGCTATGACTGATATTCAGGGTATTCCTGTCCTGAATTTGACTGAAGGAGAGACAGTTCAGCCTGATAGCTGGTATGTAAGGCATGGTGGAAAGGATATCCCATTTATGGAGCCGATACTTGAAGAGGAGGAAATACCGGACTTACTTCAGTTTATAGCAGAGGATGTTAAACCCGAGGTAGAATTCTGGAGTCACTCTGTTCTATGTTATATTTTGGGTGTAAACCCACCTTGGGATATTGTTGGGGATTATGTTTATAATGTCTGGGGTCAGTTTGATATTGATAGGGTTTCTTTCCTTGATAATGGTGTTTTCATTGTGAGATTGACTAAGAAATCTGGTAAAGATGCCTTACTTTGGTCtggttactatatgtttgataatAAGCTTGTTATTGTTAAACCATGGGAGCTGGATATGGACTTAGTTAAGGAGAAGGTCATCGTTGTCTCTGTTTGGATCAAGTTATATGGAATTCCTTTAAAGTTTTGGGGCAATTGTTTACCAAAAATTGCTGGGCTTGTTGGAAATTATGTTAAAATGGATGTTGAAACTCTGGATAAAGTTAGACTCAGTTATGCCAAG AAAGAACCAGAGGATATTGTAACCCCTCCCTCCCTGTTACCTGCAAATTTCCCTCCTTTGGCTACTGTTAGAGATACTCCTACCATCAAGTCCACGCCAGCTAAGCAAATTATGCGTATGAATAGGAAGGATGGGATTGTTGGAGTAAGATTGTCTGGGAGATTTAGCCCTTATACTTTCATGGATGCATTGAAGAGTAACTCTGCTGCTCAGGGGGGAGTGGTAGAGAGTGGAAAGGACCCCCCTGACCCTGATATTAATGCATA TTGGCATAAGGGTGGTAGGATTTGGGTGTTTTGGAAGCCTAATCTTTTTGATATTCAGTTTTTATCTTATAGTGCTCAACATATACATATGTTGGTTCATTCTCAAATTGATAACAAGAGATTTTACCTCACTTTCATTTATGCTTTTAATGATCTTAATGGAAGACTAGAACTGTGGAactttttgaagaagttttctgAGGACTGTCAtgaaccttggctttggttgggtGATTTTAATACTGTCCTCATTCCAGTTGAGAGATTGGGTGGGAGCACATCTGATGCTGAGATGGAGCATTTTCAGGACTGTGTATCTATATGTTGTATGGAGGATATTGTTGCTACTAGTGCTCTTTTTACATGGTCAAACAAGCAGGCTCCTTTGGAGAGAGTTTATAGTAGGCTTGACCTTGCTGTGGGGAATCTAGAATGGTTTGAACAATTTGGAGATAGTGTGGCTCATTTCCATCCTGAGGGCCTTTTTGATCACTGTCCTTGTACAGTTCTGGATAGGAATTCTGAGATTAAGGGAAGGAAAAGCTTCAAATACTTTAACATGTGGGGGACTGCCCCAACTTTTAAATCTCTGGTTTCTGATTGTTGGTCCAAACATTATCAGGGGACTAAGATGTTAGGGATTATCAAAAAACTTAAAGCACTGAAACCTATCCTTAAAGCTCTCAACAAGGAATGCTTTTCTGATATAGAGAACAATACCAATATAGCTAGTCTTGCCCTGGAGACTATTCAGAAAGCACTTATTGATAACCCTAATGATGTTGATCTCCTGCAGCAGGAACTGGATTTGGCCCATGATCTAAAGGATCTTATAATTGCCAGAGATAGCTTCCTGATTCAAAAGGCAAAG TCTGCTTTTTTGGATTATTACCAAGAACTCCTAGGCTCTCATAAGTCTACTGATACTGTTAATTCTAATGTGGTCAGGCAAGGGATGTGTTGTACTGAGGCACACTGGACCTTACTGAATAGACCTGTCACAGCTGATGAGATCAAGAAATGTCTTTTCAGTATTCCCTCAAACAAATCCCCTGGCCCTGATGGTTATTCCAGTCACTTTTATAAGGATGCTTGGGACATTCTGGGTAATGATATTTGTGAGGCTGTTATTAATTTTTTTGACACTGGTAAGTTGCTAACTCGGATAAATTCTACTGTCATCACTTTGATCCCTAAGATTTACATGCCTATTAGTGTGAAGCATTACAGACCTATCTCTTGCTGTAATGTGCTATATAAAATTATTTCAAAGTTACTTTGCTCTAGATTGGCTCTTATTCTCCCTGGTTTGATCTGCAAGACTCAAGGTGCATTTGTTAAAGGGAGGAgcattttggaaaatatattaATTTGCCAAGATCTCATCAGGCAGTATAATAGAGGGAAAGCCTCTCCTCGTTGTCTTTTCAAGCTTGATCTCCAAAAAGCTTATGATTCAATTGAATGGGCTTTTGTAGACCAGATGTTAGAGGCTCTTCTTTTCCCTGAGAAGTTTAGAAGAATGATTATGCTTTGTATATCTACTCCAACCTATACTCTTAACCTTAATGGTGCTCATTTTGGATTCTTTAATGGAAGGAGAGGGCTTAGGCAAGGTGACCCTATCTCTCCTCTTATTTTCTCCATATGTATGGAATATTTATCAAGACTTATGGACTTTGCTACTAGGAAGTGGTATTTCAAATATCATCCTATGTGTAAGAGCTTGAGATTGACTCATTTACTCTTTGTTGATGATCTCCTAATGTTCAGTAAAGGGGATGTGCAATCTATCATGCTTATCCTTAGGGTGTTGGCTACCTTTTCTGGCTCCTCTGGACTCAAAGTCAATGCAGCTAAATCAGAGGTGGTATTCAATGGGGTGCCAGAGTCCCTGAAACATGATATAGCACAGGTCTCTGGATTTCAAGAAGGTAAACTTCCTTTTAAATACCTTGGAATTCCTATTCAACATGGCAGATTAACCAAGGCTGACTATAATGTACTTTTGGATAAGATTGTTTCAAATATTAGAGGTATAGGGGCTAGGAAACTCAGCTATGCTGGTAGACTAGTCCTTATAAACTCTGTGCTGAATACCTTGCACAACTACTGGGCTTCCATTTTCTTAATCCCTAAGGGTGTTGTCAAGAGAATAGAGGGTATTTGTAGGAATTTTCTCTG TAAAAAAGAAGGTGGTCTGGGTATCAAAGATGCTGGGGTGTGGAATATAGCTAGTGTGGGAAAGCTAGTGAATTGGATTTATACAAAGGCTGATAGATTATGGGTCCTTTGGATAGATCATGTCTATATGAAAGGTGCTGATTGGACTACTTATCATCCTCCTCCTGACTCTAACTGGAATTGGAGGAATATTTGTAGGGTTAAAGATCTTTTAGTAGGTGGTTATCAGGATAATTGTTGGATTGCTTCGACTGGTGAATATACTATCAGTGCAGGATACTATTGGTTACAGGATCCACACCCACCTATAATCTGGTATCATGATGTTTGGGATCCTTGGGTTCTTCCCAAACAGGCTTTTATTGGTTGGTTGATTCATAGGGCAACCTTGAACACAAGATCAAAGATGTTTAAGCTGGGCCTAAGTACTAGTGCTAGCTGTGTCCTCTGTGAGATGGGGGAGGAGACACATGAACATTTATTCTGGGATTGTGCCTACTCCTCAAGGGTTATTGCAGGTTTGGAAAATTGGTTGCAGCTGAAACTCAATGTCCATTCTAGCTCCTCGTCTAAGCTGCAAAGAAGAATCTGTAGGGTAGTCAAGCTGGCTGCCTGGTATGCTATCTGGATGCAAAGGAATTCTGCTCGTTTGGACCTCACTCTTTGCAAGCCTGAGAAGCTGACTCAACAAATACAACAACAGGTGCATGGCAGACTTGTAAGCAAGTTAAGTAATTGTATCCTGCCAAGGGATTGTAATTGGctaagtaagattaatattagGTGTCCTTTTTGTACTTAG